A stretch of Procambarus clarkii isolate CNS0578487 chromosome 20, FALCON_Pclarkii_2.0, whole genome shotgun sequence DNA encodes these proteins:
- the LOC123755411 gene encoding tetratricopeptide repeat protein 23 isoform X2, which translates to MGSLSDSDPDFWDLGEDGGGKTAHRKRGRLKKSKGFPKFPPNISDNLNKENSDVLPNINDKEEVKVPEFMNKRARQKKDNEDLIERQNILHENREEDREGGNNERENDASTGEESDNLNESERNSQQKEREEGSGSSSDSSKRTSLLSGSDLPHDSPKDAALTDESAKSSKCSGIDSQWLVEEYLLPPQQKLKLALYRGRKLLAAKEADGAVREFIRAQALARIVHGDQHWRYCRCKVFLAQTYLYLKDYAPQGEAQAQEALDTINTHLSTDLAPSKKPQVHHTLLWGYLITGEARIKLDQFIGAQEALSLALYHTRIYSRMVSRRKKKLTPSLTMDRALDLQVKVLCAQATLHSKRRKYLKAREKLELSIKTIESSGTGVDDPGLVGPLQQLGQLLLNHGQTDQDAEAGLKYLARAVHITQVSNRPGSVAECEARGLLVEHQLRLRRTDIKEALRELHKLGLLYSRLHGEQSPKTLAIHSLTIQVLVQEEDYEQAIQQLRTRLKHCRDAYGDYSSQVCGVLRQLSRVHALSGDLSAAASALDQCLQVETLIYGSSSRRAQASHLRLQEMIQKLPLSVRMKMYRKHPELQNKPRFRNI; encoded by the exons ATGGGAAGCTTAAGTGATTCTGATCCTGATTTTTGGGACTTGGGAGAAGATGGTGGTGGCAAGACAGCTCATAGAAAAAGAGGCCGCCTGAAGAAAAG CAAAGGATTTCCTAAATTTCCTCCAAACATCTCTGATAATTTAAATAAAGAAAATAGTGACGTTCTCCCTAATATAAATGATAAGGAAGAAGTGAAGGTCCCTGAATTTATGAATAAGagagccagacaaaaaaaggacaATGAAGATTTAATAGAAAGACAGAATATATTGCATGaaaacagggaagaagatagggagGGTGGTAATAATGAGAGGGAGAATGATGCAAGCACTGGAGAAGAATCCGACAACTTGAATGAATCTGAAAGGAACTCGCAGCAGAAAGAGCGAGAGGAGGGAAGTGGAAGCAGCAGTGACTCGAGTAAACGTACCAGTCTTCTTAGTGGTTCAGATTTACCTCACGACTCCCCAAAAGATGCTGCCTTGACTGATGAATCAGCAAAAAGTTCTAAATGCTCAGGTATTG ATTCACAGTGGCTAGTTGAAGAGTACCTTCTTCCACCTCAACAAAAACTTAAATTAGCTCTGTACCGAGGTAGAAAACTGTTGGCTGCAAAGGAGGCTGACGGTGCTGTTCGAGAATTTATTCGGGCACAGGCTCTTGCCAGAATTGTTCATGGTGACCAGCATTGGAGATATTGTCGATGCAAAGTCTTTTTAGCACAaacatatttgtatttaaag GACTATGCTCCCCAAGGAGAGGCACAGGCCCAGGAGGCTTTAGACACCATTAATACACATCTCTCTACGGATCTTGCACCTTCAAAGAAACCACAG GTTCATCATACCTTATTGTGGGGATACCTGATCACTGGTGAGGCACGCATTAAATTAGATCAGTTTATTGGGGCCCAGGAGGCTCTGAGTCTTGCACTTTATCATACTCGAATATATTCACGAATG GTATCTCGACGAAAAAAAAAGCTGACCCCGTCTCTGACAATGGACCGCGCACTTGACTTGCAAGTGAAAGTACTTTGTGCTCAAGCGACCCTCCATTCCAAGAGGAGAAAATACCTCAAGGCTCGG GAAAAGTTGGAATTAAGCATAAAAACAATAGAATCGAGTGGAACAGGAGTTGATGACCCTGGACTTGTGGGTCCATTGCAACAACTTGGCCAGCTTCTCCTCAATCACGGCCAGACTGATCAAGATGCCGAGGCTGGCCTTAAGTACCTGGCTCGAGCTGTTCACATAACACAAGTAAG CAATAGACCAGGTAGTGTAGCAGAATGCGAAGCCCGAGGACTGCTGGTAGAACACCAGTTACGTCTACGAAGAACGGACATTAAAGAAGCTCTACGTGAACTCCACAAACTTGGCCTCCTTTATTCTCGGTTGCATGGAGAACAAAGTCCAAAGACATTAGCCATACATAGTCTTACTATTCAA GTGTTAGTACAGGAGGAAGACTATGAACAAGCCATCCAGCAGCTGAGAACAAGACTGAAGCACTGTCGGGATGCATATGGAGATTACAGCTCACag GTATGTGGAGTACTGCGTCAACTTTCCCGCGTACATGCTCTTAGTGGGGATCTAAGTGCTGCAGCTTCAGCACTTGATCAGTGTCTTCAGGTCGAAACTTTAATCTATGGATCTTCTTCAAGAAGAGCACAAGCATCTCATCTCAGACTACA
- the LOC123755411 gene encoding tetratricopeptide repeat protein 23 isoform X1, with the protein MFFVSGKEMGSLSDSDPDFWDLGEDGGGKTAHRKRGRLKKSKGFPKFPPNISDNLNKENSDVLPNINDKEEVKVPEFMNKRARQKKDNEDLIERQNILHENREEDREGGNNERENDASTGEESDNLNESERNSQQKEREEGSGSSSDSSKRTSLLSGSDLPHDSPKDAALTDESAKSSKCSGIDSQWLVEEYLLPPQQKLKLALYRGRKLLAAKEADGAVREFIRAQALARIVHGDQHWRYCRCKVFLAQTYLYLKDYAPQGEAQAQEALDTINTHLSTDLAPSKKPQVHHTLLWGYLITGEARIKLDQFIGAQEALSLALYHTRIYSRMVSRRKKKLTPSLTMDRALDLQVKVLCAQATLHSKRRKYLKAREKLELSIKTIESSGTGVDDPGLVGPLQQLGQLLLNHGQTDQDAEAGLKYLARAVHITQVSNRPGSVAECEARGLLVEHQLRLRRTDIKEALRELHKLGLLYSRLHGEQSPKTLAIHSLTIQVLVQEEDYEQAIQQLRTRLKHCRDAYGDYSSQVCGVLRQLSRVHALSGDLSAAASALDQCLQVETLIYGSSSRRAQASHLRLQEMIQKLPLSVRMKMYRKHPELQNKPRFRNI; encoded by the exons ATGTTCTTTGTTTCAG GTAAAGAAATGGGAAGCTTAAGTGATTCTGATCCTGATTTTTGGGACTTGGGAGAAGATGGTGGTGGCAAGACAGCTCATAGAAAAAGAGGCCGCCTGAAGAAAAG CAAAGGATTTCCTAAATTTCCTCCAAACATCTCTGATAATTTAAATAAAGAAAATAGTGACGTTCTCCCTAATATAAATGATAAGGAAGAAGTGAAGGTCCCTGAATTTATGAATAAGagagccagacaaaaaaaggacaATGAAGATTTAATAGAAAGACAGAATATATTGCATGaaaacagggaagaagatagggagGGTGGTAATAATGAGAGGGAGAATGATGCAAGCACTGGAGAAGAATCCGACAACTTGAATGAATCTGAAAGGAACTCGCAGCAGAAAGAGCGAGAGGAGGGAAGTGGAAGCAGCAGTGACTCGAGTAAACGTACCAGTCTTCTTAGTGGTTCAGATTTACCTCACGACTCCCCAAAAGATGCTGCCTTGACTGATGAATCAGCAAAAAGTTCTAAATGCTCAGGTATTG ATTCACAGTGGCTAGTTGAAGAGTACCTTCTTCCACCTCAACAAAAACTTAAATTAGCTCTGTACCGAGGTAGAAAACTGTTGGCTGCAAAGGAGGCTGACGGTGCTGTTCGAGAATTTATTCGGGCACAGGCTCTTGCCAGAATTGTTCATGGTGACCAGCATTGGAGATATTGTCGATGCAAAGTCTTTTTAGCACAaacatatttgtatttaaag GACTATGCTCCCCAAGGAGAGGCACAGGCCCAGGAGGCTTTAGACACCATTAATACACATCTCTCTACGGATCTTGCACCTTCAAAGAAACCACAG GTTCATCATACCTTATTGTGGGGATACCTGATCACTGGTGAGGCACGCATTAAATTAGATCAGTTTATTGGGGCCCAGGAGGCTCTGAGTCTTGCACTTTATCATACTCGAATATATTCACGAATG GTATCTCGACGAAAAAAAAAGCTGACCCCGTCTCTGACAATGGACCGCGCACTTGACTTGCAAGTGAAAGTACTTTGTGCTCAAGCGACCCTCCATTCCAAGAGGAGAAAATACCTCAAGGCTCGG GAAAAGTTGGAATTAAGCATAAAAACAATAGAATCGAGTGGAACAGGAGTTGATGACCCTGGACTTGTGGGTCCATTGCAACAACTTGGCCAGCTTCTCCTCAATCACGGCCAGACTGATCAAGATGCCGAGGCTGGCCTTAAGTACCTGGCTCGAGCTGTTCACATAACACAAGTAAG CAATAGACCAGGTAGTGTAGCAGAATGCGAAGCCCGAGGACTGCTGGTAGAACACCAGTTACGTCTACGAAGAACGGACATTAAAGAAGCTCTACGTGAACTCCACAAACTTGGCCTCCTTTATTCTCGGTTGCATGGAGAACAAAGTCCAAAGACATTAGCCATACATAGTCTTACTATTCAA GTGTTAGTACAGGAGGAAGACTATGAACAAGCCATCCAGCAGCTGAGAACAAGACTGAAGCACTGTCGGGATGCATATGGAGATTACAGCTCACag GTATGTGGAGTACTGCGTCAACTTTCCCGCGTACATGCTCTTAGTGGGGATCTAAGTGCTGCAGCTTCAGCACTTGATCAGTGTCTTCAGGTCGAAACTTTAATCTATGGATCTTCTTCAAGAAGAGCACAAGCATCTCATCTCAGACTACA
- the LOC123755411 gene encoding tetratricopeptide repeat protein 23 isoform X3, producing the protein MNKRARQKKDNEDLIERQNILHENREEDREGGNNERENDASTGEESDNLNESERNSQQKEREEGSGSSSDSSKRTSLLSGSDLPHDSPKDAALTDESAKSSKCSGIDSQWLVEEYLLPPQQKLKLALYRGRKLLAAKEADGAVREFIRAQALARIVHGDQHWRYCRCKVFLAQTYLYLKDYAPQGEAQAQEALDTINTHLSTDLAPSKKPQVHHTLLWGYLITGEARIKLDQFIGAQEALSLALYHTRIYSRMVSRRKKKLTPSLTMDRALDLQVKVLCAQATLHSKRRKYLKAREKLELSIKTIESSGTGVDDPGLVGPLQQLGQLLLNHGQTDQDAEAGLKYLARAVHITQVSNRPGSVAECEARGLLVEHQLRLRRTDIKEALRELHKLGLLYSRLHGEQSPKTLAIHSLTIQVLVQEEDYEQAIQQLRTRLKHCRDAYGDYSSQVCGVLRQLSRVHALSGDLSAAASALDQCLQVETLIYGSSSRRAQASHLRLQEMIQKLPLSVRMKMYRKHPELQNKPRFRNI; encoded by the exons ATGAATAAGagagccagacaaaaaaaggacaATGAAGATTTAATAGAAAGACAGAATATATTGCATGaaaacagggaagaagatagggagGGTGGTAATAATGAGAGGGAGAATGATGCAAGCACTGGAGAAGAATCCGACAACTTGAATGAATCTGAAAGGAACTCGCAGCAGAAAGAGCGAGAGGAGGGAAGTGGAAGCAGCAGTGACTCGAGTAAACGTACCAGTCTTCTTAGTGGTTCAGATTTACCTCACGACTCCCCAAAAGATGCTGCCTTGACTGATGAATCAGCAAAAAGTTCTAAATGCTCAGGTATTG ATTCACAGTGGCTAGTTGAAGAGTACCTTCTTCCACCTCAACAAAAACTTAAATTAGCTCTGTACCGAGGTAGAAAACTGTTGGCTGCAAAGGAGGCTGACGGTGCTGTTCGAGAATTTATTCGGGCACAGGCTCTTGCCAGAATTGTTCATGGTGACCAGCATTGGAGATATTGTCGATGCAAAGTCTTTTTAGCACAaacatatttgtatttaaag GACTATGCTCCCCAAGGAGAGGCACAGGCCCAGGAGGCTTTAGACACCATTAATACACATCTCTCTACGGATCTTGCACCTTCAAAGAAACCACAG GTTCATCATACCTTATTGTGGGGATACCTGATCACTGGTGAGGCACGCATTAAATTAGATCAGTTTATTGGGGCCCAGGAGGCTCTGAGTCTTGCACTTTATCATACTCGAATATATTCACGAATG GTATCTCGACGAAAAAAAAAGCTGACCCCGTCTCTGACAATGGACCGCGCACTTGACTTGCAAGTGAAAGTACTTTGTGCTCAAGCGACCCTCCATTCCAAGAGGAGAAAATACCTCAAGGCTCGG GAAAAGTTGGAATTAAGCATAAAAACAATAGAATCGAGTGGAACAGGAGTTGATGACCCTGGACTTGTGGGTCCATTGCAACAACTTGGCCAGCTTCTCCTCAATCACGGCCAGACTGATCAAGATGCCGAGGCTGGCCTTAAGTACCTGGCTCGAGCTGTTCACATAACACAAGTAAG CAATAGACCAGGTAGTGTAGCAGAATGCGAAGCCCGAGGACTGCTGGTAGAACACCAGTTACGTCTACGAAGAACGGACATTAAAGAAGCTCTACGTGAACTCCACAAACTTGGCCTCCTTTATTCTCGGTTGCATGGAGAACAAAGTCCAAAGACATTAGCCATACATAGTCTTACTATTCAA GTGTTAGTACAGGAGGAAGACTATGAACAAGCCATCCAGCAGCTGAGAACAAGACTGAAGCACTGTCGGGATGCATATGGAGATTACAGCTCACag GTATGTGGAGTACTGCGTCAACTTTCCCGCGTACATGCTCTTAGTGGGGATCTAAGTGCTGCAGCTTCAGCACTTGATCAGTGTCTTCAGGTCGAAACTTTAATCTATGGATCTTCTTCAAGAAGAGCACAAGCATCTCATCTCAGACTACA
- the LOC123755410 gene encoding thyroid transcription factor 1-associated protein 26 homolog has product MKPLLRKASRSIPQGQLKTNFGSQQEGHGRAYLQKKAVVRQYFRQQRREEEKHRKKLQFQQSPILTNSNKIDKFGNLDLESVSDTLTEEITDAGQPVSSQEFPKKRLNSWQRARAEYHKKISEIEKIKEESATRKKEIEEAKRKHKEKRLQRYKKLNQKTKKGQPVMSSRIELMLEQLQGEVGYS; this is encoded by the exons atgaagccactattgcGTAAAGCGTCTAGG AGCATACCTCAAGGACAATTGAAAACTAACTTTGGGAGTCAACAGGAAG GTCATGGCCGAGCATATCTTCAAAAGAAAGCAGTTGTACGCCAGTATTTTCGACAGCAAAGGAGAGAGGAAGAAAAGCATCGAAAGAAACTCCAATTTCAACAGTCACCCATTTTAACAAACTCCAATAAAATAg ATAAATTTGGAAATTTGGATCTTGAAAGTGTAAGTGATACACTGACAGAAGAAATTACTGATGCTGGACAGCCTGTCTCTTCTCAAGAATTTCC GAAGAAGAGGTTGAATAGTTGGCAGCGTGCTAGAGCAGAATACCATAAGAAAATTTCAGAAATAGAAAAAATAAAAGAGGAATCAGCTACAAGAAAAAAAGAAATTGAGGAAGCAAAGAGAAAGCACAAAGAGAAGAGATTGCAACGCTATAAAAAATTAAATCAGAAAACTAAGAAAGGTCAGCCAGTTATGAGTAGCAGGATTGAACTAATGCTTGAGCAGCTCCAAGGAGAAGTGGGCTATAGTTAA